The sequence below is a genomic window from Halolamina litorea.
GCCGGTGGCGGGGTTCTCGCTGGTGAACGTCTCGCTGCCGGTACCGTCGACCCACTCGCCGTCGATGTACTGTTGGTAGGTGTCGCTCGACATGTGTCGGGGAGGTCCGGCCGTTGACGTGATAAACCCTGACGGTTGGGAGCGAGCATCGGCGCTCGACGGACAGACCGGTTCAGAACGCAGCCGACTGCGGGCTAGTCGCCGCGCTCGGCGGCGTCGGCGCGCTTCTCGATCTCGCCTTTGAGTTCGGCGGCGGCGAAGGTGTGGTCCGGCCGGACCGAGACGAAATCGAGGAACTCCCGCGCCTCGAGCAGTTGCGTCTCGTCGTAGTGCTCGAGCGCCGCGTCGACGGCGGCCTTGGCGCCGATCAGCGGTTCCAGCGCCGCGAGCGCACACGCGAGGTCGTAGGAGCGCGCCGCCGCCATCGACGGCCCGCCGTCCTCGTCCTCGCGGACGTTCGTGGCGTCGATGACGTACACCTCGCCGTCGACGACGAGGACGTTCTCCGCCCGGAGGTCGCCGTGAGCCAGCCCGTGGTCGTGCATCGTCCGCAGCGCGGCGAACACGTCCGGGGCCAGTCGGCGCTCCTGGGCCTCGGGCACGTCGTCGAGCACGTCGAACTCGGGGAGGTACTCCATCACCAGCACGCCCATCCCCTCGACCTCCAGCGCCTCGACTGGTTCGGGGACGTTCAGCCCTACGTCACGGAGCCGCTCGGTCGCGTCGAGTTCGTGTTCGGCCATCTGGTAGGGCGTGCCGTAGTGCCCGAAGAACCCCTCGGTCCCCGAGGAGAACGCCCCGAGGTTCCGGGTCGCGGTAAAGAGCGCGTGGACCAGCGAGTTCTGCTCGGTCACCAGCTTCACGAAGTACTCGTCGTCGAGCACCAGCGGAGTCGAGAGCCAGTTGTCCGCGTCGAGAAAGCGGACGTGCACCTCCTCGCGATCGTAGCGGTCGGCCAACTCCCGGACGACGGACTCGATCAGGGACCACTCGGGCTGGCCCCGGACGAGCTTCCGCAGTTCCATCGAGCGAACGTTGGGCCCCGACCAGTATAAACGGCGGTGGCCGACCAAGTTCGAACCGTCCGAACCACTCAGACTGTTCAGAATGTGTGGACATTTCTGACAGTCCGAACGGCGCCGACGGTGAGGGTCGGACGGGTCGTGGACGGGCACGACGCCGGGTCCGGGGAAACGGCCGCGTCGACCGCATTTCGCGGGGGAGGACAGTCAGTCGTTGGCGAACGCTTCGGCGACCAGCAGCGGGAACACGAGCGTCGCTTCGGCCTGGACCTGCGTGTAGTTCGTTCCCTCCTCCTTGATCTTCCCCCACGAGACCGCCTCGTTGGGCGGCGCGCCGGAGAGCGAGCCGTCGCCCTCCATCCCGGTAGAGATGTAGACGGCGTAGTCGGCGCCGCCACGGAAGAGGTTCGTCATGATCGCGTGGTGTTTCGGGAT
It includes:
- a CDS encoding RIO1 family regulatory kinase/ATPase, which translates into the protein MELRKLVRGQPEWSLIESVVRELADRYDREEVHVRFLDADNWLSTPLVLDDEYFVKLVTEQNSLVHALFTATRNLGAFSSGTEGFFGHYGTPYQMAEHELDATERLRDVGLNVPEPVEALEVEGMGVLVMEYLPEFDVLDDVPEAQERRLAPDVFAALRTMHDHGLAHGDLRAENVLVVDGEVYVIDATNVREDEDGGPSMAAARSYDLACALAALEPLIGAKAAVDAALEHYDETQLLEAREFLDFVSVRPDHTFAAAELKGEIEKRADAAERGD